One window of the Sparus aurata chromosome 7, fSpaAur1.1, whole genome shotgun sequence genome contains the following:
- the l1cama gene encoding neural cell adhesion molecule L1.2 isoform X2: MPQTQRQQVGSRGQCSSRLLPLLLFLLSLAAQPSRAVIHIPPNYHISDLKRPPVITTQPESVTVFSVEDLVMRCEANGNPSPTFRWTKDGQEFDPSSDPELNVSEDTGSSAFFTLSNTVDTLKQYQGKYVCYASNELGTAVSNEAILNTDAPPSQQKEKKVSVKAEEGNSIVLKCNPPQSSMQPIIHWMDWRLHHIELSDRVVVGKDGNLYFAHLTIGDSRNDYTCNVQYLATRTILAKEPITLNVSPSNSVLRNRRPHMMRPTGSHSSYHALRGQTIELECIVQGLPTPKVSWLRKDGELSETRTAKDMFDRRLRFSNISESDGGEYQCIAENSQGKATHTYIVTVEAAPYWTNEPVSQLYAPGETVKLDCKADGIPTPIISWTMNGITLSATDKDPRRSLTAGRSLILKDVNFGDTAIYQCQASNKHGTILVNANVFVIELPAQIMTEDMNMYTFTEGSKASLDCETFGSPKPKVIWESASLTPLLADPRVNLLTNGVLEISNITHDDEGRYTCSVQNSTLSISAELEVLNRTVILSPPQALKVQPGNTAAFTCLSLSDPKLGSPLIQWRKNDQKLFESHSDAKYTFAGPDLIIANVDESDEGMYTCQVITKLDMAEASNTLTLCDRPDPPALLQITDAKLRAVTLSWTPGDDHNSAVLEYVVEFEDQGSKERGWEELKRVSGNKKGASLPLWPYMSYRFRVIAINDVGKSDPSKPSETHNTLAEAPDSNPEDVRSESTDPDTLVITWEEMDKRDFNGPNFRYRVLWRRVVGSGPNWHTNYTTAPSFTVSDIGNFSAFEIKVQAVNEIGDGPEPDPFIGYSGEDVPLEAPMDVGVVLINSTTIRVTWAAVDKETVRGHLLGYKIYLTRTGSRAHHRNRRAREPESTVVVETGANEEQKVITDLRPYSHYALAVTVFNSKGEGPPSETLSFKTQEGVPGPPMSLMLDSPSETEMTLVWTPPGEPNGVLIGYLLQYQQIVESDDSPMQVETIDDPIVTHLTLKGLDRHSHYRFYLRGRTAAGDGEPIKREGATTLDGAPPANISLSVGENSVNLSWVAKKRHRNVSFQVHYLKKDDDSKWKMTEKVNSSQSFYQLQGLTPGSHYHLRFTYNNNTFWDTNIKTDGTGVTEMQPSFATQGWFIGVVSAVVLLLLILLILCFIKRSKGGKYSVKDKEEGPMDSEARPMKDETFGEYSDLEEKRTASLPSLGEESKLCSEDNLDFNGSSAITTELNLDESLASQFSRPSEGPGDNSPLNPTTITPATNGMPNSVTILD, from the exons ATGCCTCAAACGCAGCGACAGCAGGTTGGCAGTAGGGGGCAGTGCTCCTCAcgcctcctccccctcctcctcttcctcctctccctcgccGCCCAGCCCAGCCGAGCAGTGATACACATACCCCCCAACT ACCACATAAGTGATC TCAAGAGGCCTCCGGTGATCACCACACAGCCGGAGTCTGTCACCGTCTTTAGTGTCGAGGACCTCGTCATGAGATGCGAAGCCAACGGCAACCCTTCGCCCAC TTTCCGATGGACCAAGGATGGACAGGAGTTTGACCCAAGCAGCGACCCGGAGCTGAACGTTTCTGAGGACACTGGCTCATCCGCGTTCTTCACACTCAGTAATACTGTGGACACCCTGAAGCAGTACCAAGGCAAATACGTCTGCTACGCGTCCAACGAGCTGGGGACTGCCGTCTCTAATGAGGCCATACTCAACACTGATG CTCCCCCGTCCcagcagaaagagaagaaagtcaGCGTGAAGGCTGAAGAGGGAAACAGTATTGTTCTGAAGTGTAACCCCCCACAGAGCTCCATGCAGCCTATCATCCACTGGATGGACTGGA ggCTACATCATATTGAGCTCAGTGACCGGGTGGTGGTGGGGAAGGATGGCAACCTATACTTTGCCCATTTGACAATTGGAGACAGCAGGAATGACTACACCTGCAACGTCCAGTACCTGGCAACACGCACCATTCTGGCCAAGGAGCCCATCACTCTCAATGTCAGCCCTT CCAACTCCGTACTGCGGAACAGGAGGCCCCACATGATGAGACCTACTGGAAGTCACAGCTCTTACCATGCCCTCAGGGGCCAGACCATTGAGCTTGAGTGCATCGTCCAAGGCCT tccAACTCCCAAAGTGTCGTGGCTGAGAAAGGATGGCGAGCTATCTGAAACTCGGACCGCCAAAGATATGTTCGACCGCCGCCTGCGCTTCAGCAATATCTCCGAGAGCGATGGGGGCGAGTACCAGTGTATAGCTGAGAACTCCCAGGGGAAGGCCACACACACTTATATTGTGACTGTGGAAG CGGCTCCCTACTGGACCAATGaaccagtcagtcagttatACGCCCCAGGTGAGACCGTCAAACTAGACTGCAAGGCGGACGGCATCCCCACTCCTATCATCAGCTGGACCATGAACGGCATCACCCTCTCAG caaCTGACAAGGACCCCAGACGTTCCCTGACAGCGGGCAGATCTCTGATCCTAAAGGACGTCAACTTCGGAGACACTGCTATCTACCAGTGCCAGGCCTCCAACAAGCATGGAACGATCCTCGTCAACGCCAATGTCTTTGTCATAG AGCTGCCTGCCCAGATCATGACTGAGGACATGAATATGTACACATTTACAGAGGGGTCGAAGGCTTCACTGGATTGTGAGACCTTTGGCTCTCCTAAACCTAAAGTCATATG GGAGAGCGCCAGTCTTACCCCCCTACTGGCGGACCCAAGAGTGAACCTGCTCACCAACGGGGTGCTGGAGATCTCGAATATCACCCACGACGACGAGGGCCGCTACACCTGCTCCGTGCAGAACAGCACTTTGTCTATCAGCGCCGAGCTGGAAGTGCTCA ACAGGACAGTGATCCTGTCACCTCCTCAGGCTCTGAAAGTGCAGCCTGGGAACACGGCTGctttcacctgtctgtccctctctgaCCCCAAACTCGGCTCTCCGCTAATTCAGTGGAGAAAGAATGATCAGAAGCTCTTCGAGTCCCACAGTGACGCAAA ATACACATTTGCAGGACCAGACCTGATAATAGCTAATGTGGACGAAAGTGATGAGGGCATGTACACCTGTCAGGTCATCACTAAGCTGGACATGGCTGAAGCCAGCAACACCCTCACTTTGTGTG ATCGTCCAGACCCTCCTGCCCTCCTCCAGATCACTGATGCTAAGCTTCGCGCAGTCACCCTCAGCTGGACTCCTGGAGATGACCACAACAGTGCCGTGCTAG AGTATGTGGTCGAGTTTGAGGACCAAGGTTCGAAGGAGAGAGGCTGGGAAGAGCTGAAGAGAGTCTCAGGAAACAAGAAGGGTGCTAGCCTCCCTCTGTGGCCCTACATGTCCTACCGTTTCCGGGTCATTGCCATCAATGATGTGGGCAAGAGTGACCCTAGCAAGCCATCGGAAACCCACAACACACTTGCTGAGG CTCCAGACAGTAACCCTGAAGATGTGAGGAGTGAGTCCACAGACCCAGACACTCTGGTTATCACCTGGGAG GAAATGGACAAACGTGACTTCAATGGACCCAACTTCAGGTACCGGGTGCTGTGGAGGCGAGTGGTGGGCAGCGGGCCTAACTGGCACACCAACTACACAACGGCACCATCGTTCACAGTCAGTGACATCGGCAACTTCTCTGCCTTTGAGATTAAAGTTCAGGCTGTCAATGAGATAGGGGACGGACCTGAGCCAGACCCCTTCATTGGCTACTCAGGAGAAgatg TTCCATTGGAGGCTCCCATGGATGTGGGTGTTGTGCTAATAAACAGCACTACCATCAGAGTGACCTGGGCAGCAGTGGATAAAGAGACGGTCAGAGGACACCTGCTGGGGTACAAG ATCTACTTGACCAGAACCGGCTCAAGGGCCCACCACAGAAACCGCAGGGCCAGGGAGCCGGAGAGCACCGTAGTGGTTGAGACTGGAGCTAATGAGGAGCAGAAGGTGATCACCGATCTCAGACCATACTCCCACTATGCCCTGGCTGTCACTGTATTCAACAGCAAGGGAGAGGGACCCCCATCTGAGACGCTGTCCTTCAAGACTCAAGAGGGAG TTCCTGGTCCTCCTATGTCCCTGATGCTGGACAGCCCCTCTGAGACTGAAATGACCCTTGTTTGGACGCCCCCTGGCGAGCCCAATGGAGTCCTCATTGGATATCTTCTGCAGTACCAACAGA TTGTGGAGAGTGATGACAGCCCCATGCAGGTGGAGACAATAGACGATCCCATTGTCACCCACCTCACCCTGAAGGGCCTGGACCGCCACAGCCACTACCGCTTCTACCTGAGGGGCCGCACTGCTGCAGGGGATGGAGAGCCCATCAAGAGGGAGGGCGCCACCACACTTGATGGAG CGCCTCCTGCCAACATCAGCCTGTCTGTTGGGGAAAACTCAGTCAATCTTAGCTGGGTGGCTAAGAAGAGACACAGGAATGTTAGCTTCCAGGTGCACTACCTCAAGAAAGATG ATGACAGTAAATGGAAGATGACGGAGAAGGTGAACTCCTCACAGTCTTTCTACCAACTCCAGGGCCTGACTCCGGGCTCTCATTATCATCTACGCTTCacctacaacaacaacaccttCTGGGACACCAACATCAAGACAGACGGAACAG GTGTGACAGAGATGCAGCCCAGCTTTGCCACGCAGGGCTGGTTCATCGGTGTTGTGAGCGCCgtcgtgctgctgctgcttataCTCCTCATCCTCTGCTTCATCAAGAGGAGTAAAGGGGGGAAGTATTCAG TGAAAGATAAAGAAGAGGGCCCGATGGACTCAGAAGCGCGGCCTATGAAGGATGAGACTTTTGGAGAGTACAG TGACCTCGAGGAGAAGCGCACAGCCAGCCTGCCGTCCCTGGGCGAGGAGAGCAAGCTATGCAGCGAGGACAACCTGGACTTCAACGGCAGCAGCGCCATCACCACGGAGCTCAACCTGGACGAGTCCCTGGCCAGCCAGTTCAGTCGGCCCAGCGAGGGGCCAGGAGACAACTCCCCGCTCAACCCCACCACAATCACTCCAGCCACCAATGGCATGCCCAACTCAGTCACCATCCTCGAttaa